In the genome of Chelmon rostratus isolate fCheRos1 chromosome 12, fCheRos1.pri, whole genome shotgun sequence, the window TAGACCTGGCAAGGGGCACTACTGGACCATCGACCCGAGCAGTGAGTTTATGTTCGAGGAGGGCTCCTTCCGTCGCAGACCCCGAGGGTTCCGTAGGAAATGCCAAGCTTTGAAGCCAATGTACAGGATGATGAACGGCATCGGGTTTGGTGCCTCCATGCTGCCGCAGAACTTTGATTTCCAGTCACCTTCGGGCTCATTAGCATGCCATAACAGCTACAACATAGACTTGATGGGTAATGCAGTGGCAGGTGGCTTCGAGGGACTCGGAGGGGGACACCACGTCCCACATATGTCATCAGGCTCCGGGTCATCGTACATGGCTGCATGTCAGGTGGCTTCTTCTGCGGACTATTGCccggacagcagcagcagccccctgCAGTCCTCCCCAGCGATGACAGGCACTCTGGACTGTCAGCCTCCTTATGCAAATGCAGCCTCTCACTGGAGTTCACCTGGTGTACCTTCATACATCAAGCAGCAGTCGCTGGCATCGAGCagtccctcttcctctgctctgcacacGGGAATGTCATCTTACTCTCTGGATCAAGGCTATCTGCACCACAACGCACGAGATTCCTCCGAGATTTCAGGTGAAGCCTCGCTGAATAACCGCATGCATaagctgtaaatgtaaaatattcgATTTTCTCACTCTTATTTTCGCTGTAGTGAGTCGTAAGAATGCTTAACATGAAACTGTGGCGATGAGTTATCAGCCATTGTTTGCGTAAAGAGTTCACATACATTGAACTATTAACAAATCTGTGGAAATTCTATTTTCATGATgcattttaatcaaatcaagCTCCATTGGATGAGCAGTCACAGGCTGCAGAAAATGCACATGTGAATCCGTTTTTGACCAAACATCTGTCCAACATCAGCGAACCTTTCTGGAAAAGCattaaaattaaacacagaaaagtaAAAACCAAAACTAACCTGCATTAACTGATCAGATTTGGGTGCAATTTAgaactttttttattattattattattttgttaatatcAGTCATAAAAATCGTGTGAGAAGGCTGAATAAATGTTTAGTTAAATTTTTTCTTTTACCATTTGATGGCATTTCCATCCTCTTTAGGGGCCTCTGCGCTGGAGAACGTATAGAAAATAGGATAAATACACGATAAAACGTGAAGAAGTAACGAAAATAGcgatgaacacaaacacattcttAGAACtggaaaaaacagctgctttattCAGTGCAAGTGCCACTTCATTAAGGCCTTTAACTTGAGGCACAATAATCAGGATATTTACAGCAGGaagtgttattttgttattttgtttccattcagatattttctttttcattgtctttaaatgcacataacaaaacataataaatcaCCCTTAAGGCTGTTTTACAGTCAGAAACTGATGGCTTTGTaatgatgaattaatgattACCAGCATTAATTAGAACTACATTAGAACTACATTATCAAATAAAAGGATAAACATCAGCCAAAGGATTTATCACATACGTCGTTCTAATAAACTGATCTATGGCGCGTTTGTAAATGATCTTTAACCATCAATAAAACCGTTAGATACATCCTAAAAACACTACACAAGGGGCACCAACAAATATCAGCACACATTACTGAAAAcgcaatatatattttatgttgtttgaaTAAAAGCAAAGAGATTTAACCATAAAAACATAGAGATGCGACCTGATGACAAAGCGATCGTTTGACctaatgtgtgctgtgtgttcgCAGTGGGACTGTCTCGGTATTCCAGCCATTCGGCtcctgtgtgtgacaggaaggACTTCGTTTTGAACCTAAACGGaatctcctctcttcatcccaGCACCGGCGGATCTTActatcatcagcttcatcaccaccatcagAGCGTCTATCAGGACGTAAAGCCGTGCGTCATGTGACCGGACGCCGAGGACGCAGCTGCCTTCTTCTCTCCTCAAGCCTCAGGTGGAGCCATCAACGGGATCTGTGgtgaagagaggacagagactcTTCTCTCcggtgaactttgaccttttttttaacagtttatgaTGGTTATGATGTGAGGACTACACCCTCTCGGACCTCTAGGACTGACTTTACGCACGTGGATAAGCAAATACCTACATTTTGACAGCAAGAATGCACGACGTAGACATACCCGAATTAATCCTTATTCGTACACTAAATTTTGTTGGCCTGAAATTTCTGAAACTGTTGCTGATTTCCTGCAGAAAGCCTTTAAAGAGATTTATTTTAAGGTATCGTGTGGAGGCGTTTAATGTCTTAAGCAATAAATGTTTcgaatgaaaatgttttgggtttctttttttcattaattttacCAACGCTGCaattctccttttctcttctcatgttttcccttttctttgtttgtgctACAAGATAATGATTATGATCATCATAATGACTAAATTACCCAGAATGACCCCAAAATCTGATTAATCGT includes:
- the foxf2a gene encoding forkhead box protein F2a, with product MTTESSKHHLDPSNPLRSSPAAGSLNAALLSAQPVMESAQNASAKWKKGNSGLRRPEKPPYSYIALIVMAIQNSPSKRLTLSEIYQFLQARFPFFRGSYQGWKNSVRHNLSLNECFIKLPKGLGRPGKGHYWTIDPSSEFMFEEGSFRRRPRGFRRKCQALKPMYRMMNGIGFGASMLPQNFDFQSPSGSLACHNSYNIDLMGNAVAGGFEGLGGGHHVPHMSSGSGSSYMAACQVASSADYCPDSSSSPLQSSPAMTGTLDCQPPYANAASHWSSPGVPSYIKQQSLASSSPSSSALHTGMSSYSLDQGYLHHNARDSSEISVGLSRYSSHSAPVCDRKDFVLNLNGISSLHPSTGGSYYHQLHHHHQSVYQDVKPCVM